The following proteins are co-located in the Rippkaea orientalis PCC 8801 genome:
- the rpsR gene encoding 30S ribosomal protein S18, with product MSYYRKRLSPIAPSQPIDYKDTELLRKFITERGKLLPRRITGLTAKQQRDLTKAVKRARFLALLPFVNQEA from the coding sequence ATGAGTTACTACCGTAAACGTCTTTCCCCGATTGCCCCCAGTCAACCGATTGACTACAAAGACACCGAACTGCTACGAAAATTTATCACCGAACGGGGAAAATTGTTACCTCGACGCATTACTGGACTAACCGCCAAACAGCAGAGAGATCTAACAAAAGCCGTCAAAAGAGCGAGATTTTTAGCCTTGTTGCCCTTTGTCAACCAAGAAGCTTAA
- the rpmG gene encoding 50S ribosomal protein L33: MAAKKGVRIIITLECTECRTNTDKRSPGVSRYTTSKNRRNTTGRMEIKKFCPHCNTHTIHKEIK; this comes from the coding sequence ATGGCAGCTAAAAAAGGAGTCCGCATCATCATCACCTTAGAGTGTACCGAGTGTCGGACAAACACCGACAAGCGATCGCCGGGGGTTTCTCGCTATACCACCAGCAAAAACCGCCGTAATACAACAGGGAGAATGGAAATCAAAAAATTCTGCCCCCACTGCAACACCCACACCATCCATAAGGAAATCAAATAA
- the psb35 gene encoding photosystem II assembly protein Psb35 yields MLVLSQLIAVAGQFPTYFVIVYVVGFIAAVTIGSIAWYNSKRPAGWEDAQRPDFVPDLEDKESKS; encoded by the coding sequence ATGCTTGTATTATCACAATTAATAGCAGTAGCCGGACAATTTCCTACCTATTTTGTCATTGTTTACGTTGTCGGATTTATTGCAGCCGTTACGATTGGTTCTATTGCTTGGTATAATTCAAAGCGTCCTGCCGGATGGGAAGATGCCCAACGTCCTGATTTTGTCCCTGACCTAGAAGACAAAGAATCAAAGTCTTAG
- a CDS encoding alkene reductase, whose protein sequence is MNTPTASPSLLSPFELGDISLKNRVAMAPMTRARAGAEGLANPLMAQYYTQRASAGLLITEATSISHQAKGWVHAPNIYTEEHAEAWKQVTEAVRNQGTPIFMQLWHCGRASHSSFQENGQLPVSASAIKINGDYIHTPIGKQPYETPRALETPEIPRIVEDYRQAALKAKMAGFDGVEIHAANGYLINQFLETKTNHRTDKYGGSLENRYRFLQEIVEAILTVFPANRVAVRLSPNGIYNDMGSPDYRETFLYVAQQLNTYGLAYLHLVNGLEFGFHGLGEPMTLAEFRAVFDGPLMGNCGYTQETAEAAIKEGNADLIAFGRPFISNPDLVERFANGWSLNPPADMKDWYSFEPEGYIDFPTY, encoded by the coding sequence ATGAATACTCCCACTGCTTCCCCGTCTTTATTGAGTCCCTTTGAACTAGGCGATATTAGCCTAAAAAACCGTGTTGCGATGGCTCCGATGACCCGTGCGAGAGCCGGAGCAGAGGGTCTAGCGAACCCCTTAATGGCGCAATACTACACCCAACGCGCCTCTGCGGGGTTACTTATCACTGAAGCGACTAGCATCTCCCACCAGGCTAAAGGATGGGTTCATGCGCCTAATATTTACACCGAGGAACACGCCGAAGCCTGGAAACAAGTAACCGAGGCCGTACGTAATCAAGGAACCCCGATTTTTATGCAGCTTTGGCACTGTGGACGAGCGTCTCATAGTAGTTTTCAAGAAAACGGTCAACTACCCGTTTCTGCTTCTGCTATTAAGATTAATGGGGACTATATTCATACTCCCATTGGCAAACAACCCTACGAAACCCCTCGCGCCTTAGAAACCCCAGAAATTCCCCGCATTGTTGAAGATTATCGTCAAGCCGCTTTAAAAGCAAAAATGGCCGGATTTGATGGTGTAGAAATTCATGCGGCTAATGGCTATTTAATCAATCAATTTCTCGAAACAAAAACCAACCATCGCACCGATAAATACGGCGGAAGTTTAGAAAATCGCTATCGGTTTCTGCAAGAAATTGTTGAGGCTATTTTAACAGTTTTTCCTGCCAATCGAGTCGCGGTTAGGTTATCTCCTAATGGGATTTATAATGACATGGGTTCCCCAGATTATCGAGAAACTTTCTTGTATGTTGCTCAACAATTAAATACTTACGGGTTAGCCTATCTTCATTTAGTCAATGGGTTAGAGTTTGGGTTTCATGGATTAGGAGAACCGATGACCCTAGCTGAATTTCGAGCCGTCTTTGATGGACCGTTGATGGGTAATTGTGGTTATACCCAAGAAACCGCAGAAGCAGCGATTAAAGAGGGAAATGCTGACTTAATTGCCTTTGGACGACCCTTTATTAGTAATCCCGATTTAGTTGAACGGTTTGCCAATGGTTGGTCGCTGAATCCTCCCGCAGACATGAAAGATTGGTATTCCTTTGAACCCGAAGGTTATATTGATTTTCCCACTTATTAG
- a CDS encoding DUF7226 domain-containing protein, translating into MFEFKFADKKLQRKVRKLDFPTEVCQELPQFLEALRQKGEIAKVDYFLGNINRIDAHTFEMQYVSDPINQIVTILDIQIKSIELLKTRFSIPDSWDDKDILEDIPQCDKPQKMIKTLELIHQGLNSSYELGLKLGSKAKQNKDVARHGQYALSTLEELRLIERNRKGRKINLNLTNKGELIAKAPDQETQTRLLIEAMLNYRPVWLIMGAVTEGGKELTDELVKEIAYRPEDHLSDTSNRRSQTLKNWVKFISKFTGIPICLKEKTLQLTIPLIYGNYQSQENL; encoded by the coding sequence ATGTTTGAGTTTAAATTTGCTGATAAAAAATTACAGAGAAAAGTAAGAAAGCTTGATTTTCCTACTGAAGTGTGTCAAGAATTACCACAATTTTTAGAAGCTCTTAGACAAAAAGGAGAAATTGCAAAAGTTGACTATTTCCTTGGTAATATAAATAGAATAGATGCTCATACTTTTGAAATGCAGTATGTCTCAGATCCGATTAATCAAATAGTAACAATATTAGATATTCAAATTAAGTCTATTGAACTATTAAAAACCAGATTCTCAATTCCTGATAGTTGGGATGATAAGGATATTCTTGAAGATATCCCTCAATGCGATAAACCCCAGAAAATGATTAAAACTCTTGAATTGATTCATCAAGGATTAAATAGTTCTTACGAATTAGGATTAAAATTAGGCTCTAAAGCTAAGCAAAATAAAGATGTTGCACGCCATGGACAATATGCTTTAAGTACGTTAGAAGAACTTAGATTAATTGAAAGAAATCGAAAAGGACGAAAAATCAACTTAAATCTAACCAATAAAGGTGAATTAATTGCCAAAGCTCCTGATCAAGAAACTCAAACTAGATTACTAATTGAAGCCATGTTAAATTATCGTCCTGTGTGGTTAATTATGGGAGCAGTTACTGAAGGAGGAAAAGAATTAACCGATGAATTAGTTAAAGAGATTGCTTATCGTCCTGAAGATCATTTATCAGATACAAGTAACCGACGCTCTCAAACACTTAAGAATTGGGTTAAATTTATTTCCAAATTTACAGGAATACCCATTTGTTTAAAAGAAAAAACCTTGCAATTAACTATTCCTTTGATCTATGGCAACTATCAATCACAAGAAAATTTATAA
- a CDS encoding phosphoketolase family protein yields MVATPERPTLEQTPLSAEELRQIQAYWRACNYLAVGMIYLRDNPLLKDPLTEDHVKNRLLGHWGSSPGLSFIYIHLNRLIKKYGLDVIYMAGPGHGAPGILGPVYLEGTYSETYPDKSEDEEGMKKFFKQFSFPGGIGSHCTPETPGSIHEGGELGYSLSHAYGAALDNPDLIVAAVVGDGEAETGPLATAWHSNKFINPIRDGAVLPILHLNGYKIANPTILARISHEELEYLFKGYGYKPYFVEGSDPEVMHQKMAATLETAIAEIKHIQQEARTSGVAKRPIWPMIVLRSPKGWTGPASVDGKKTEDFWRSHQVPLSGMHGNPAHIKVLEDWLKSYTPEELFDENGTLIPELKELAPTGHHRMSANPHANGGLLRKDLKMPDFRNYGVEVAKPGTVEVGNTALLGNFLRDVMANNMTNFRVFGPDETASNRLNAIYEISKKVWMGEILPEDADGTEITTDGRVMEMLSEHTLQGWLEGYLLTGRHGFFHTYEAFAHVVDSMFNQHAKWLDICKNEVPWRASVSSLNILLSSTVWRQDHNGFSHQDPGYVDLVTNKSADVVRVYFPPDANCLLSVANHCLKSKDYVNVIVSDKQVHLQYLNMDQAIKHCTKGIGIWDWASNDDCGTEPDHPDVIMASCGDVATKEALAATAILREEFPDLKVRFINVVDLFKLQSEIEHPHGLSDRDFDNLFTKDKPIIFNFHGYPWLIHKLTYRRTNHHNLHVRGYKEKGNINTPLELAINNQIDRFNLVIDVINRVPKLGSAAAYVYERMKNAIIEHRAYAYEHGIDKPEINNWKWPH; encoded by the coding sequence ATGGTAGCCACACCCGAAAGACCAACTTTAGAACAAACTCCCCTTTCTGCGGAAGAATTGCGTCAAATTCAGGCTTACTGGCGAGCTTGTAATTATCTTGCTGTTGGTATGATCTATTTGCGGGATAATCCTTTACTTAAAGACCCTTTAACAGAAGACCACGTTAAAAACCGCTTATTAGGCCATTGGGGGTCTAGTCCTGGGTTAAGCTTCATTTATATTCACCTCAACCGACTGATTAAAAAATACGGACTTGATGTTATTTATATGGCAGGACCTGGACACGGTGCCCCAGGAATATTAGGACCCGTTTATCTTGAAGGAACCTACTCCGAAACTTACCCCGATAAAAGCGAAGACGAAGAGGGGATGAAGAAGTTCTTTAAACAGTTTTCTTTCCCTGGGGGTATTGGTAGCCATTGTACCCCAGAAACCCCTGGATCAATTCATGAAGGGGGAGAATTAGGCTATAGTCTTTCCCATGCTTACGGTGCTGCCTTAGATAACCCCGATCTCATTGTAGCTGCGGTGGTCGGGGATGGAGAAGCCGAAACCGGACCGTTGGCCACTGCCTGGCATTCTAACAAATTCATTAACCCTATCCGTGACGGTGCAGTTTTACCGATTTTACATCTCAATGGTTATAAAATTGCTAATCCAACTATTTTAGCCCGTATTAGTCACGAAGAATTAGAATATCTCTTCAAAGGGTATGGTTATAAACCCTATTTCGTTGAAGGGTCTGACCCCGAAGTGATGCACCAAAAAATGGCCGCGACTTTGGAAACTGCGATCGCAGAAATTAAACACATTCAACAAGAAGCACGCACCAGTGGAGTCGCTAAACGTCCCATCTGGCCGATGATTGTGCTACGCTCTCCTAAAGGATGGACAGGACCTGCCTCAGTGGACGGCAAAAAAACCGAAGATTTTTGGCGATCGCACCAAGTCCCCTTATCAGGAATGCACGGCAACCCTGCACACATCAAAGTCCTCGAAGACTGGTTAAAGAGTTACACACCTGAAGAACTCTTTGATGAGAACGGAACCCTTATTCCCGAATTGAAAGAACTCGCACCCACGGGACACCATCGCATGAGTGCCAACCCCCACGCTAACGGGGGTTTATTGCGTAAAGACCTAAAAATGCCTGATTTTCGTAATTATGGGGTAGAAGTTGCCAAACCAGGAACCGTAGAAGTGGGAAATACGGCTTTATTGGGGAATTTTCTACGGGATGTCATGGCCAATAATATGACCAATTTCCGCGTTTTTGGTCCGGATGAAACCGCATCTAACCGTCTCAATGCTATCTACGAAATCAGTAAAAAAGTCTGGATGGGTGAGATCTTACCTGAAGATGCGGACGGAACGGAAATTACTACCGATGGACGGGTCATGGAGATGTTAAGCGAACATACCCTCCAAGGATGGTTAGAAGGCTATTTATTAACGGGTCGTCATGGGTTTTTCCATACCTACGAAGCATTTGCTCATGTAGTGGACTCCATGTTTAACCAACACGCAAAATGGCTGGATATCTGTAAAAATGAGGTTCCCTGGCGTGCTTCTGTCTCTTCTTTGAATATCTTACTCTCTTCGACAGTTTGGCGACAAGATCACAACGGGTTTAGTCATCAAGATCCAGGGTACGTTGATCTGGTTACTAATAAAAGTGCAGACGTGGTTCGCGTATACTTTCCCCCCGATGCTAACTGTTTATTATCAGTAGCTAATCACTGTTTAAAGAGCAAAGACTACGTTAATGTCATCGTCTCTGATAAACAGGTACATCTCCAGTATTTGAACATGGATCAAGCCATCAAACATTGTACCAAAGGCATTGGGATTTGGGATTGGGCGAGTAATGATGATTGTGGCACAGAACCGGATCATCCTGATGTGATTATGGCCTCTTGTGGTGATGTTGCCACGAAGGAAGCTTTAGCGGCAACGGCTATTTTACGCGAAGAATTTCCTGATTTGAAAGTGCGGTTTATTAACGTCGTAGACTTGTTTAAATTACAGTCTGAAATAGAACATCCTCACGGACTTTCAGATCGAGATTTTGATAACTTGTTTACCAAAGATAAGCCCATTATTTTCAATTTTCATGGCTATCCTTGGTTAATTCATAAGTTAACCTATCGTCGCACCAATCACCATAATCTCCATGTACGCGGTTACAAGGAAAAGGGGAATATTAATACTCCCTTAGAATTGGCGATTAATAATCAAATTGACCGCTTTAATTTGGTGATTGATGTTATTAATCGTGTGCCTAAATTGGGATCAGCAGCAGCCTATGTTTATGAACGCATGAAAAATGCGATTATTGAACATCGCGCCTATGCCTATGAACATGGTATCGATAAACCAGAGATTAATAACTGGAAATGGCCTCATTAA
- a CDS encoding SGNH/GDSL hydrolase family protein — MNQQLLGGMVSAVFSSSLLLATPTTLAANIPAQLSTLTLEFNQKLDQTIVQLNGELTGINIALADVYTLYRDVLPNEFANSDSECFQGPLSAPTSICNNPDSFIFLDNIHPTSATHSRIADISFAVLDNTVKASVDEVFIFGDSLSDRNNFYSFSNGFVPPTVATGGAFAGTPLYSPGAFTDNLLWWEHLINDLGVSSPVSYYDDVFLNIFPTDPTGGINFAVSGATSGQDNAGNAMNPPFPIDLPGLEDQVTAFTGLFAPAQQANSDALYIIWVGTNNLLGAFSPVTPDNPFAPFSDFTTNAQQPVDDIAAAITILHELGARNFLIGNLFDLGDTRLAAEFEAIRVSTPEPSATPLITFLAALGLGTHGVRKSLKRRQRVRGGVQDQSI; from the coding sequence ATGAATCAACAACTTTTAGGGGGAATGGTGAGTGCTGTCTTTTCATCAAGTCTCCTTCTTGCCACACCGACAACCCTAGCAGCCAATATCCCCGCTCAGCTTAGTACACTTACCCTAGAATTTAATCAAAAGCTCGATCAAACGATTGTTCAATTGAATGGGGAATTAACGGGTATTAATATTGCTTTAGCTGATGTCTACACTCTTTATCGAGATGTGTTACCCAACGAGTTTGCCAATAGTGACTCCGAGTGTTTTCAAGGACCTTTGTCTGCACCGACAAGTATTTGCAATAATCCTGATTCTTTTATCTTTTTAGATAATATTCATCCAACATCAGCCACTCATAGTCGAATTGCTGATATTTCCTTTGCCGTCCTTGATAATACGGTCAAAGCGTCGGTAGATGAAGTCTTTATTTTTGGAGATAGTCTGAGCGATCGCAATAACTTCTATAGTTTTAGTAATGGGTTTGTCCCCCCCACAGTAGCAACTGGTGGAGCGTTCGCTGGAACTCCTCTCTACAGTCCGGGGGCGTTCACTGATAACTTGTTATGGTGGGAACACCTGATTAATGATTTAGGAGTATCCAGTCCCGTCAGCTACTATGATGATGTTTTCTTGAACATTTTCCCCACTGATCCCACTGGAGGGATTAATTTTGCGGTTTCTGGCGCAACAAGCGGACAAGATAATGCGGGTAATGCTATGAACCCACCCTTTCCCATCGACTTACCAGGGTTAGAAGATCAGGTAACTGCCTTTACTGGGTTATTTGCTCCCGCTCAACAGGCTAATTCAGACGCTCTGTACATCATCTGGGTTGGAACGAATAATTTATTAGGGGCGTTTTCCCCCGTAACACCCGATAATCCTTTTGCTCCCTTTAGCGATTTTACCACCAATGCCCAACAACCTGTCGATGATATTGCCGCAGCTATTACGATTTTGCACGAGTTAGGGGCTAGAAATTTCCTGATAGGTAATTTATTTGATTTAGGGGATACACGGTTAGCGGCTGAATTTGAAGCCATTCGAGTGTCTACTCCAGAACCTTCAGCAACTCCACTAATAACCTTTCTGGCGGCCTTAGGACTGGGAACTCACGGGGTGAGAAAAAGCCTAAAGCGTAGACAGAGGGTAAGAGGAGGGGTTCAGGATCAATCAATCTAA